A single region of the Polyodon spathula isolate WHYD16114869_AA chromosome 12, ASM1765450v1, whole genome shotgun sequence genome encodes:
- the LOC121324228 gene encoding rho GTPase-activating protein 5-like isoform X2 has product MAKNKEPRPPTYAISVVGLSGTEKEKGNCGVGKSCLCNRYVRPKADDYYSEHTSVLSTIDFGGRVVNNDHFLYWGEFTYRNDDGLECKIQVIEQTEFIDDQTFQPHRSTNLQPYIKRSATAKLQSAEKLMYICTDQLGLEQDFEQKQMPDGKLNIDGFLLCIDVSKGCNRKFDDQLKFVNNLYAQLAKSKKPVVIAATKCDECVDQYLREIQAFASNKKNLLVVETSARCSVNVDSCFNTLTQLIDKTRGKPKISPYLDAYKIQRQSVATATDRFEKLIVQTVKDYHTSWKASSHKLKNHPDYENYINLEGSGKAKNTFCKHIEQLKQEHIRKRKGDYFLTLPRILNNLLSNLDEIEHLSWLEAQNYLENKPDFPYWFVVLENTPWNETDHIDKVNDRRIPFDLLCTPEGERVYQNHVQHLISEKKRVEMKEKFKKTLERVQFITPGQPWEEVMCFVMEDEAYKYIGESDRREVYTRHQREIVEKAKEEFQEMLFEHAELFYDLDLNATPSCDKMSEIHMVLNEEPRYRALQKLAPDRQSLLLKHIGFVYHPTKETCLSGQNCIDIKVEQVLANSLVQLDHGHPHFYHDSANIDKVNLFLLGREGFAQELANEIRAQSTDDEYTLDGRIYELDLQTIDANSTLLLNRFWTPTFKPHGCFCVFSSIESLNFIGDCIGIIRAEASQNRRDKYVAQLPFILILANQRDSVCKNLPILRHQGQQLANKLQCTFVDIPSGTFPRKFNETQIKQALRGILEALKHNFDVMSPLPSIKDMSETDLRIVMCAMCGDPFSVDLILSPFLDSHSCSAAQPGQNNTLVLDKIIGDSRRRIQITILSYHSSIGIRKDELVHGYILVYSAKRKSSMAMLRAFLAEVQDVIPVQMVAITDSQADFFENEAIKELMTEGEHIATEITAKFTALYSLSQYHRQTEVFTPFFNEVLEKKNNIEGSFLCDSIKDSTNASEDVFSQSPHGNSPVYNYYPDSEDDTEAPPPYSPIGDDVQLLPTPSERAKYRIDLEGNEYPIHSTPVNPHDDRNHKVPPAVRPKPAIPKTTVKKLDPNLVKTIEAGIVKHPRKQSRVPLAHGEDIEASDNYAEPSDTLLKSKGYRDDIYDVPENSQNRTVKMRNTFGGIHVTHGDEENGFVRMSESHGGRRPSKYKHRSKILFSKTKAYHQRAHSDASDDETGLSIQKKKKGRGHRGSEEDPLLSPVDPWKGGIDNPAITSDPEQDDKKLKKKKQPKIKEPKKPKQKATKPLYPPTRRNWESNYFGVPLQDLVTLEKPIPLFIEKCVDFIEATGLLTEGLYRVSGNKTDQDNIQKQFDQDHSVDLMAMDVAVNAVAGALKAFFADLPDPLIPYNLHPELVETAISILMDTLDPPYKKF; this is encoded by the exons ATGGCAAAAAACAAGGAACCTCGCCCCCCAACATATGCTATAAGTGTAGTTGGGTTGTCTGGAACAGAAAAGGAGAAAGGCAACTGCGGAGTTGGGAAGTCTTGTTTGTGCAATAGATATGTGCGGCCAAAGGCTGATGATTATTACTCAGAGCATACCTCTGTCTTGAGCACAATTGACTTTGGAGGACGGGTTGTTAACAACGATCACTTTTTATACTGGGGTGAGTTTACATACAGAAATGACGATGGATTGGAGTGCAAAATTCAAGTCATTGAACAGACTGAGTTTATTGACGATCAAACCTTTCAGCCACACCGGAGTACGAACTTACAGCCCTATATTAAGCGGTCAGCTACAGCAAAGTTGCAGTCGGCAGAGAAGCTGATGTATATCTGCACTGACCAGCTAGGCTTGGAGCAAGACTTTGAACAAAAACAGATGCCTGATGGAAAGCTTAACATTGATGGTTTTCTCTTATGCATAGATGTGAGCAAAGGGTGCAATAGGAAATTTGATGACCAGCTTAAATTTGTAAATAACCTGTATGCACAACTGGCAAAATCAAAAAAGCCTGTTGTAATAGCTGCAACAAAATGTGATGAATGTGTTGACCAATACCTGCGTGAAATCCAGGCATTTGCTTCCAACAAAAAGAACCTCCTTGTGGTAGAAACTTCTGCACGGTGCAGTGTGAATGTTGATTCTTGTTTTAATACCTTGACTCAGTTGATAGATAAAACAAGAGGCAAACCCAAAATAAGCCCCTATCTGGATGCTTATAAGATCCAGAGACAGTCTGTTGCTACAGCAACAGACAGGTTTGAAAAGTTGATTGTGCAAACAGTGAAAGATTACCACACAAGTTGGAAAGCTTCAAGTCACAAATTAAAAAACCACCCTGATTATGAGAATTACATCAACTTGGAAGGCAGTGGGAAGGCCAAAAACACGTTTTGCAAACACATAGAACAACTGAAGCAGGAACATATCAGGAAAAGAAAAGGGGATTATTTTCTGACCCTGCCTAGAATTCTTAATAATCTTCTTAGTAACCTGGATGAGATTGAGCATTTGAGCTGGTTAGAAGCCCAGAATTATTTGGAAAACAAGCCTGACTTTCCATACTGGTTTGTAGTATTGGAGAACACCCCATGGAATGAAACAGACCACATAGACAAAGTCAACGACAGAAGAATTCCTTTTGACCTCCTTTGTACGCCAGAAGGGGAGAGAGTTTATCAAAACCACGTGCAACATTTAATTTCTGAGAAGAAGAGGGTGGAGATGAAGGAGAAGTTTAAAAAAACCCTGGAGCGGGTTCAGTTCATCACTCCAGGGCAGCCCTGGGAAGAGGTCATGTGTTTCGTAATGGAGGACGAAGCTTACAAGTATATTGGCGAAAGTGATCGCAGAGAAGTTTACACTAGGCATCAACGGGAAATAGTTGAAAAAGCCAAAGAGGAATTTCAGGAAATGCTTTTCGAACATGCAGAATTGTTTTATGATTTGGATCTGAATGCAACCCCAAGCTGTGATAAAATGAGTGAAATTCATATGGTTCTGAATGAAGAGCCCAGATACAGGGCACTACAGAAACTTGCACCGGACCGGCAATCTCTACTGCTAAAGCATATAGGATTTGTGTATCATCCTACAAAGGAGACTTGTCTCAGTGGCCAAAATTGTATTGACATTAAAGTTGAGCAGGTGCTTGCTAACAGTTTGGTTCAGTTGGATCATGGACACCCACATTTTTATCATGACAGTGCCAACATTGATAAGGTTAACCTGTTTCTCTTAGGGAGGGAGGGGTTTGCACAGGAACTGGCAAATGAAATTCGAGCTCAGTCTACAGACGATGAATACACTCTGGATGGCAGGATATATGAACTAGATCTTCAGACCATTGATGCCAATTCAACATTGCTATTGAACCGTTTCTGGACACCTACCTTCAAACCTCATGGCTGTTTTTGTGTGTTCAGCTCCATAGAGTCACTTAATTTTATTGGTGATTGCATTGGGATAATCAGGGCAGAGGCTTCACAAAATAGAAGAGACAAATATGTGGCCCAGCTGCCATTTATTCTAATATTGGCAAACCAGCGGGACAGTGTTTGCAAAAACCTTCCTATTTTAAGGCATCAGGGCCAACAGCTAGCAAATAAGCTGCAGTGTACTTTTGTAGACATACCTTCCGGTACATTTCCACGCAAATTTAATGAGACCCAAATAAAACAAGCTCTGCGAGGAATACTTGAGGCACTAAAGCACAACTTTGATGTCATGAGCCCGCTGCCTTCTATTAAAGACATGTCAGAGACTGACTTGCGGATTGTAATGTGTGCCATGTGTGGAGATCCATTTAGTGTGGACCTCATTCTTTCGCCTTTCCTGGATTCACATTCCTGTAGTGCTGCTCAACCTGGTCAAAATAACACACTGGTTTTGGACAAGATTATTGGTGATAGTCGACGACGAATCCAAATTACTATCCTCTCCTATCACTCTTCCATTGGAATAAGGAAAGATGAGCTAGTCCACGGATATATCCTAGTTTATTCAGCAAAGCGCAAATCCTCCATGGCAATGCTTCGGGCATTCCTAGCAGAGGTACAGGATGTGATCCCTGTCCAAATGGTGGCTATCACTGACAGCCAAGCAGACTTCTTTGAAAATGAGGCCATCAAGGAGTTAATGACTGAGGGAGAGCACATAGCCACAGAAATCACGgccaagtttactgcactgtattcTCTATCTCAGTATCATAGACAAACCGAGGTGTTCACACCATTTTTCAATGAGGTGCTGGAAAAGAAGAACAATATTGAAGGTTCCTTTTTGTGTGACAGCATCAAAGATTCTACAAATGCAAGTGAAGACGTGTTCTCGCAGTCACCCCATGGAAATTCACCAGTGTACAATTACTATCCAGATTCAGAGGATGACACTGAAGCACCACCTCCATACAGCCCTATTGGAGATGACGTGCAGTTGCTTCCAACACCCAGCGAACGCGCTAAATATCGGATTGATTTGGAAGGAAATGAGTATCCCATTCACAGCACTCCAGTGAACCCACATGACGATCGCAATCACAAAGTGCCTCCAGCTGTCAGACCCAAGCCAGCCATACCCAAGACAACTGTGAAGAAACTGGATCCAAACCTTGTTAAGACCATTGAAGCAGGGATTGTGAAACACCCAAGGAAACAATCACGAGTCCCTCTTGCCCATGGAGAGGATATAGAGGCATCTGATAACTATGCAGAGCCTTCTGATACACTACTAAAGTCCAAAGGCTACCGCGATGACATTTATGATGTTCCAGAAAATAGTCAGAATCGAActgtcaaaatgagaaacacCTTTGGAGGGATTCACGTCACACATGGTGACGAGGAAAATGGCTTTGTTCGAATGTCAGAGTCCCATGGTGGAAGGAGACCTTCAAAATACAAACACCGGTCCAAGATCCTTTTCAGCAAAACTAAAGCTTATCATCAGAGAGCACATTCAGACGCCAGCGATGATGAGACTGGGCTTTcgatacaaaagaaaaagaaaggtagGGGCCACCGTGGGAGTGAAGAGGATCCCCTTCTTTCCCCAGTTGACCCATGGAAGGGAGGAATAGATAACCCTGCTATTACATCTGATCCTGAACAAGATGATAAAAAGCTCAAGAAGAAGAAACAACCAAAGATAAAAGAACCCAAAAAG ccaaaacaaaaggcCACAAAGCCTCTGTATCCACCTACCCGAAGAAACTGGGAGAGTAATTACTTTGGGGTTCCTCTCCAGGATCTTGTTACTCTTGAGAAACCTATCCCTCTGTTCATTGAAAAATGTGTGGATTTTATTGAAGCTACAG